Proteins from a genomic interval of Actinoalloteichus hymeniacidonis:
- a CDS encoding DinB family protein, whose product MLHSRAPADIRLRRPWATGHHVPTDERGSPDTVIDDRIDPPNEGTEREVLLGFLRYHRDTLVMKCAELSPAQLATRAVGPSKLSLLGLVRHLADVERHWFRRVLAGEDAPPLFYSDTSPDGEFDDIDPETITQAEVDRAFAGWRAEVAAADAAVAAAESLDLRSVGGRETYSLRWILAHLIEEYCRHNGHADLLRERLDGRTGE is encoded by the coding sequence ATGTTGCACAGCAGGGCGCCTGCGGATATTCGGCTGCGGCGCCCGTGGGCGACCGGGCACCATGTGCCCACCGACGAGCGAGGGAGCCCCGACACCGTGATCGACGACCGGATCGACCCGCCCAACGAGGGCACCGAACGCGAGGTTCTGCTCGGGTTCCTGCGTTATCACCGCGACACCCTGGTGATGAAGTGCGCCGAGTTGTCACCGGCACAGTTGGCCACCCGAGCCGTCGGGCCGTCCAAGCTGTCCTTACTGGGGTTGGTGCGACACCTCGCCGACGTGGAACGCCACTGGTTCCGACGGGTGCTGGCAGGCGAGGACGCGCCACCGTTGTTCTACAGCGACACCAGTCCCGACGGTGAGTTCGACGACATCGACCCCGAGACCATCACCCAGGCCGAGGTCGATCGGGCCTTCGCCGGTTGGCGTGCCGAGGTCGCCGCCGCCGATGCCGCCGTCGCCGCCGCCGAATCGCTGGATCTGCGCAGCGTGGGCGGCCGGGAGACCTACTCGCTGCGGTGGATCCTCGCCCATCTGATCGAGGAGTACTGCAGGCACAACGGCCACGCCGATCTGCTGCGGGAGAGGCTGGACGGTCGGACGGGGGAGTGA
- a CDS encoding glutathione S-transferase family protein: MAAAQFGAETSSAGEFVRQANRFTDRITADGSDGVPVEPGRYRLVVSKACPWAHRSLIVRGLLGLQDALSLAVVDPIRDERGWRFSLDPAGRDPVLGIEFLSQAYLARDPEFTGRVTVPAVVDTTTGQVVTNDYPTISLDLSTQWRAYHRSGAPDLYPAAHRAEIDAVMEPIFRNINNGVYRAGFAVSQEAYQHAFDDLFGELDRVADRLATRRYLVGDSITEADIRLFTTLVRFDAVYHGHFKCNRHKLTELPVLWAYARDLFQTPGFGDTVDFDHIKRHYYRTHHEINPSGIVPAGPDLAGWHAPSGRQVLGGSPFGAGTAPESS; the protein is encoded by the coding sequence ATGGCTGCTGCCCAGTTCGGCGCGGAGACCTCGTCCGCAGGCGAGTTCGTCCGGCAGGCGAACCGCTTCACCGACCGCATCACCGCCGACGGCTCCGACGGTGTGCCCGTGGAACCGGGCCGCTACCGACTGGTGGTGTCCAAGGCCTGCCCCTGGGCGCACCGCTCGCTCATCGTGCGCGGACTGCTCGGACTCCAGGACGCGCTGTCCTTGGCCGTCGTCGACCCGATCCGGGACGAACGGGGCTGGCGGTTCAGCCTCGACCCGGCGGGCCGCGACCCGGTCCTGGGCATCGAGTTCCTGTCGCAGGCCTACCTCGCCCGCGACCCGGAGTTCACCGGCCGGGTCACGGTGCCCGCCGTGGTGGACACCACGACGGGGCAGGTCGTGACCAACGACTATCCGACGATCTCGCTGGATCTGTCGACCCAGTGGCGGGCTTACCACCGGTCGGGCGCCCCGGACCTGTATCCGGCGGCGCACCGCGCGGAGATCGACGCGGTCATGGAACCGATCTTCCGCAACATCAACAACGGCGTCTACCGGGCGGGCTTCGCCGTCTCACAGGAGGCCTACCAGCACGCCTTCGACGACCTCTTCGGCGAACTCGACCGGGTGGCCGACCGGCTCGCCACCCGGCGTTACCTGGTCGGCGACTCGATCACCGAGGCCGACATCCGGCTGTTCACCACCCTGGTCCGCTTCGACGCCGTCTACCACGGCCACTTCAAGTGCAACCGGCACAAACTCACCGAGCTGCCCGTGTTGTGGGCCTACGCCCGGGACCTCTTCCAGACGCCCGGTTTCGGCGACACGGTGGACTTCGACCACATCAAGCGGCACTACTACCGGACCCACCACGAGATCAACCCCAGCGGCATCGTGCCTGCGGGCCCCGACCTCGCCGGTTGGCACGCGCCGTCCGGCAGGCAGGTGCTCGGCGGTAGCCCCTTCGGCGCCGGGACAGCCCCCGAATCGAGCTGA
- the panB gene encoding 3-methyl-2-oxobutanoate hydroxymethyltransferase — MTTVREDASQSEQPAPYGTGAGQPPAAQPKPGRRVRVHHLREMKERGEAWPMLTAYDTYTAKIFDDAGIPVLLVGDSAANTVYGYESSLPVSVEEMLPLVRAVTRSVSRALVVADLPFGSYQASPEQAFGTAARMMKEGRAHAVKLEGGRRFAPQVEALTAAGIPVMGHIGFTPQSEHGLGGYRVQGRGDGVEALIADALALQEAGAFAVVLEMVPAEAAKRVTSELRIPTVGIGAGPGCDAQVLVWQDMAGLNQGRSPRFVKRYADLASVLSEAAGAFAADVRGGSFPAEEHSFR; from the coding sequence ATGACCACTGTTCGTGAGGACGCATCGCAGTCCGAACAGCCCGCGCCCTACGGCACCGGAGCGGGACAGCCCCCAGCGGCGCAGCCCAAGCCCGGCCGCCGGGTGCGGGTGCACCACCTGCGGGAGATGAAGGAGCGCGGCGAGGCCTGGCCGATGCTCACCGCTTACGACACGTACACCGCGAAGATCTTCGACGACGCCGGTATCCCGGTGCTGCTCGTCGGCGACTCGGCGGCCAACACCGTGTACGGCTACGAGAGCTCGCTGCCGGTCAGCGTCGAGGAGATGCTGCCGTTGGTGCGAGCGGTGACCCGCTCGGTCAGCCGCGCGCTGGTGGTGGCGGACCTGCCGTTCGGCAGCTACCAGGCATCCCCCGAACAGGCCTTCGGCACGGCGGCGCGGATGATGAAGGAAGGGCGCGCGCACGCGGTGAAGCTGGAGGGCGGCCGTCGGTTCGCCCCGCAGGTCGAGGCGTTGACCGCCGCAGGCATTCCGGTGATGGGTCATATCGGCTTCACGCCGCAGAGCGAGCACGGGCTGGGCGGCTATCGCGTGCAGGGCCGGGGCGACGGAGTCGAGGCGCTGATCGCCGACGCGCTGGCCCTCCAGGAGGCCGGGGCGTTCGCCGTGGTGCTGGAGATGGTGCCCGCCGAGGCCGCGAAGCGGGTGACCTCGGAACTGCGCATCCCCACGGTCGGGATCGGCGCGGGTCCGGGCTGCGATGCGCAGGTCCTGGTGTGGCAGGACATGGCCGGGCTCAACCAGGGCAGGAGTCCCCGGTTCGTCAAGCGTTATGCCGACCTGGCGAGCGTGCTGTCCGAGGCGGCGGGCGCGTTCGCCGCCGATGTGCGCGGCGGCAGTTTCCCCGCCGAGGAGCATTCCTTCCGCTGA